The sequence below is a genomic window from Coffea arabica cultivar ET-39 chromosome 8e, Coffea Arabica ET-39 HiFi, whole genome shotgun sequence.
AATGATTCAGAGACCCCAGAAGCATACCCCTATATAGTAGTAAAAGTAATTGCAGTCTTGAGCTTGAAATGGGAGAGAACCATCAACAGCAGCCAGTGTTTTCTGCGAACCAAAGTCACCAATACAACCACCAACAACCGTACATCTTTCAAGAAACTCAAAACTTCCAAACGATCCCAGATTTTTTCCACTATCATCATCATGTTCAAGCTCTTTTGCAGCAGCAAAGGAGGCTGCAGGACCAGCTGCAGCAGTGTGTTTTAGGTCAAGAAAATGTTGTTAGTACTAGTGCCACCACGGCTGCGGTTGCCGGCAACAATATCAGGCCCTCAGTTTCATTTTTCCCGCTGAACTTCAAGCCGCCGGATCTCAATGAGAATATTACTAGTAGTAAAAATGGAGGTTTGGATGATGATGGATCAGAAGATGATTTGTTTAGACGGAAtagtgctgctgctgctgccttGGCTATGGCATCCCCACATTATTGTTGGCAAAATCAAGAAGATTCTGCTACTGCTATTAGACAACCTTTTTGGTAACTTGGAAATTGCACAAAATCACATGCTATTGGTTGTTGCATTTCATGTTTATGTGCACATGTACTCTTGTAAAATAATAGTACTAGTAAGTCTAGtatgatttgttcaaaatttaCAAGTGTTCACATTTTAAGTTTCAAGAACCTTCATTAATAGCCAGTACTATCTACTATTTGTAGCATTCAAGGgagtctttctttctttctttttttccctttctttttgtttgaagGGTTTTTTGAGGGTTGTATATgttcaataaatttttgtaGGAAGCCTCTGTGCACCAACATCTCGGATGGGAATAATAACTCACAGGACAAAGAAGTGCGGCCGGAAATGCACCAAAACAAATACTACAAGTCTTCCGAAGATACTGAGCAAATGAATAGTTCTTTAGAGAACAGTAAGAATAGACTCTTTGGTGAGCTTGAATCAATTTGCAGAAGTGCCTCAGTTGCTAGTGAGGCTAATAAAACTGGTGGTGCCTCTGCTGGAAACTTGGCTACAACATTCAGTACCTGCTTGCCTATCACTCTACACAAACATAACACCAATGCTGGCGCCACTGCTGCTGCGGCTGCCATTGGGCATTGTCATGACGGTTCTGAGTCATTTAGTGGTCATGAAGCGCCCGTAGCTGTGGTTTCaaagaacaagaaaaggaagaagttGAACGATGAATTGAGTTCGATGGCCATATTTTTTGAGGGCTTGGTGCATCAGCTCATGGACCACCAGGAGGCTCTTCACAGTAATTTTATGAATgcaattgagagattagataaagaaagaagggaaagagAGGACGCTTGGAGGCGACAAGAATTAGAAAAACTTGAGCAAGACATGGCTGCCAGGGCCCGTGAACGGGCATTAGCTTCTAGTAGAGAGGCCTCCATTGTTTCATACTTGGAGAAAATCACTGGCCAAAGTATTAAACTTCCTCCTAGGAATCATCCCTCAGATTTCCAGCCGGCCATGATTTCTTCGGGAGCCATGAATGGCGAGCTCAGCCCCAGTACTAGCAAAGTCTGCAGGGATCATTTGAGTATAAACATGACCAGCAGGAGATGGCCTAAAGCTGAAGTGGAGGCATTGATTCAAATTCGAAGCAGCTTAGAGCAAAAGTTTCAAAGGCCGGGGATCAAAGGGCCTCTTTGGGAACAGATAAGCAATTCAATGGCGTCAATGGGATTTCAAAGGAGTGCCAAGAGATGCAAAgagaagtgggaaaacatcaacAAATACTTCAAGAAATCGCGAGAAAATGCGAAGCAATGTCGCAAGAAATTCAAGACTTGTCAGTACTTTGATCAGCTGGATCAACTCCACTCCAAGTCACAACTAGCTAATGGCGGTTCTTATTCTTGTAGCTCATCCTCAGAGCATCAGGCCAAGCCCAACAATGAAAATCAGCTTCCCAATCCGATTGAAGGCTTGGTTCCAGCCAGAAACTTCAGACAAGGTGAATTCTATTGTATTCCTAGTATGAATGTcagtgaagaagaagaagaagaagaaggagaagatgGTAATGTTGACTACCCTGATGAGGGAGACTGACTGCGAATTTTGAATATTAAGGCAACATTGGGTTTGATACATGGGTATTTTTCCAGTTCTTTTATTATTACTGttattat
It includes:
- the LOC113703336 gene encoding uncharacterized protein, translated to MGENHQQQPVFSANQSHQYNHQQPYIFQETQNFQTIPDFFHYHHHVQALLQQQRRLQDQLQQCVLGQENVVSTSATTAAVAGNNIRPSVSFFPLNFKPPDLNENITSSKNGGLDDDGSEDDLFRRNSAAAAALAMASPHYCWQNQEDSATAIRQPFWKPLCTNISDGNNNSQDKEVRPEMHQNKYYKSSEDTEQMNSSLENSKNRLFGELESICRSASVASEANKTGGASAGNLATTFSTCLPITLHKHNTNAGATAAAAAIGHCHDGSESFSGHEAPVAVVSKNKKRKKLNDELSSMAIFFEGLVHQLMDHQEALHSNFMNAIERLDKERREREDAWRRQELEKLEQDMAARARERALASSREASIVSYLEKITGQSIKLPPRNHPSDFQPAMISSGAMNGELSPSTSKVCRDHLSINMTSRRWPKAEVEALIQIRSSLEQKFQRPGIKGPLWEQISNSMASMGFQRSAKRCKEKWENINKYFKKSRENAKQCRKKFKTCQYFDQLDQLHSKSQLANGGSYSCSSSSEHQAKPNNENQLPNPIEGLVPARNFRQGEFYCIPSMNVSEEEEEEEGEDGNVDYPDEGD